From Ornithodoros turicata isolate Travis unplaced genomic scaffold, ASM3712646v1 ctg00001150.1, whole genome shotgun sequence, a single genomic window includes:
- the LOC135376559 gene encoding zinc finger protein 888-like, whose translation KCDACPAKFSHNERLQRHKQTHTGEKPYKCDACQAEFSERVNLQHHKQTHTGEKPYKCDVCPAKFSQSGHLQRHKRTHRSEKPYKCDLCPAGFSQSKSLSYHKLTHTGKKTSKCSVSSAEFGQRGNLQQHKLTHTGEKPYKCDACPAKFSHNEHLQRHKRTHTGEKPYKCDACPAAFSERGNLQQHKRTHTGEKPYKCDVCPAKFSQSGHLQRHKRTHRGEKSYKCDLCPAGFSQSKSLSDHKLTHTGEKTYKCNLCPAEFGQRGNLQQHKRTHTGEKTYQCDACPAEFSQNGQLQRHKRTHTGEKPYRCGACPAEFSERRSLQQHKRTHMGVKPYKCDARRADLCLRRNLRQRKRTHTGEMLYMCDVCPGNFSLSRNLRQHKRAYTGEKP comes from the coding sequence aAGTGCGATGCCTGCCCAGCAAAGTTCAGCCATAACGAACGCCTCCAgcgtcacaagcagacacacaccggcgagaaaccatacaagtgtgatgccTGCCAAGCGGAGTTCAGTGAGAGAgtgaacctacagcaccacaagcagacacacacgggcgagaagccatacaagtgcgatgtctgcccagcgaagttcagccagagcgggcacctacagcgtcacaagcggacacacaggagcgagaagccgtacaagtgcgatctctgtcctgctgggTTCAGCCAGAGCAAGAGCCTGTCGTATCACAAACTGACGCACACAGGCAAGAAAACATCCAAGTGCAGTGTTTCTTCTGCGGAGTTCGGTCAGAGAGGGAacttacagcagcacaagctgacacacacgggcgagaagccatacaagtgcgatgcctgCCCAGCGAAGTTCAGCCATAATGAGCATCTccagcgtcacaagcggacacacaccggcgagaaaccatacaagtgcgatgcctgCCCAGCGGCGTTCAGTGAGAGAGGGAACctgcagcagcacaagcggacacacacgggcgagaagccatacaagtgtgatgtctgcccagcgaaattcagccagagcgggcacctccagcgtcacaagcggacacacaggGGCGAGAAAtcgtacaagtgcgatctctgtcctgctgggTTCAGCCAGAGCAAGAGCCTGTCGGATCACAAACTgacgcacacgggcgagaaaACATACAAGTGCAATCTTTGCCCTGCGGAATTCGGGCAGAGAGGGAacttacagcagcacaagcggacacataCGGGCGAGAAGACATACCAGTGCGATGCATGCCcggcggagttcagccagaacgGACAGCTCCAGCGTCACAAGCGAACGCACACCGGCGAGAAACCATACAGGTGTGGTGCTTGCCCAGCGGAGTTCAGTGAGAGAAGGAGCctgcagcagcacaagcggacacacatgggtgtgaagccatacaagtgcgatgcccGCCGTGCTGACCTCTGCCTGAGGAGGAACCTACGGCAGCgtaagcggacacacacgggcgagatgCTATACatgtgtgatgtctgccctggtAATTTCAGCCTGAGCAGGAAcctacggcagcacaagcgggcatacacgggcgagaagccataa